The genomic stretch TTGTCCCGAAGGGGTCAACGTTTAAACACTGCGTCAGGTCATTGATTCGTCCTAAAAAACTCATCTTTAACAAATTTTTGAGGGTTAACTCTGCATGATAACTCAGAAATTTAACTTTCTGGTCACCAATTTGTAAGAATTGCATGATAAGGGAATACTGTGAGCGAAATGTGGAGGAGGATTTGAAATTGAGAAATTCAGAATAAACCTTATGGGAAATGCCTTGCTGACCGTCACGCAATACGTGGCGGAGCAGCAAGGCAGAAGAGGATTAAATTCCGCCTAAATAGGCTTTTCTGACCTCCTGATTGTGGAGCAATTCTTCCCCGGTTCCGCTCAGCCGTATCTGTCCGTTGACCATCACGTAACCCCTGTCGGAAAGCTTCAGTGCGTGATGTGCATTCTGTTCCACCAGGAAGATCGTCATGCCGTTGCGTGCCAGTTCGCGCAGCGTCTGGAAAATCTGTTTAACGATGATCGGTGCCAGCCCGAGGCTCGGTTCATCGAGCAATAACAGTTTCGGACGGCTCATCAGCGCACGCGCTATCGCCAGCATTTGCTGCTCACCGCCGGACATGGTCATCGCGCGCTGTTTCCGGCGCTCTTTCAGGCGGGGAAATAAATCGAACATGGTTTGCAAATCTTCCGCCGCATATTTATTTCCCACAGGAATGGTGCCCATCAGCAGATTCTCCTCGACAGTCATATCGGGGAAAACCCGCCGCCCTTCCGGCGATTGCGCAATCCCCGCCGACGCCACAAAGTGCGTGGATTTACGGCTGATATCTTCTCCGCGAAACAGGATTTGCCCGCTCTGCACGCGCGGCTGCCCGAAAATCGACATCAGCAGCGTGGATTTCCCTGCGCCGTTGGCCCCGATCAGTGCCACTGTTTCCCCCTCGTGCACCTGCAACGACACGTTTTGCAAAGCCTGAATAGCGCCATAAAAAACATCGACATCTCGAAACTCCAGCATCGTATCGCTCATAAGCTGACCTCATCGTCTTCATCAGCGCCGAGATAAGCGGCGATCACTTTTTCATCATTCTGAATCGCCTGCGGAGCGCCTTCGGCAATTACGTCGCCGTGGTCGAGTACGATGATGTGATCAGAAATCTCCATTACCATCCCCATATCGTGTTCAATCAGCAGCACGGTAATGTCGTGATGATCGCGCAGAAAACGGATAATTTTGCTCAGCGTGCGTGTTTCAACCGGGTTCAGCCCCGCCGCCGGTTCATCGAGGCAAATCATTTCCGGCGCGGTACACATCGCCCGCGCGATTTCCAGACGCCGCTGTTGCCCGTAGGACATTTCCCCCGCCAGCCGGTTGGCGCAGTCCACCAGTTCCACCACCTCCAGCCAGTAAAATGCGCGATCCAGCGCCTGATTTTCCGCACGGCGGTAGCCCGGCGTATTCAGCACACCGGCAATCAGGTTGCGGTTAGTCTGCCTGTGCTGCGCCACCAGCAGGTTTTCGACGACGGACATTTCGCGGAACAGACGGATGTTCTGGAACGTCCGCGCCAGCCCGGCACGGTTCACCAGATGCGTTCCGCCAAACATTTTGTAGAATATCCGCTGCCCGAGCTGCGCCGGTTTCACCCAGTCACTGGCCTGGAATTTCTGCCCGAGCACCTGAATCACGTTGGTCGTACGCCGTTGCGTACTGAGTAAAATAGTGCCGCCGGTTGCCTTGTAAAATCCGGTCAGACAGTTAAATACCGTGGTTTTCCCCGCGCCGTTCGGGCCGATTAATGCGGTGATTGAGCCGCGTTTCACGTCCAGATTGACGTCATTGAGCGCCCGGATCCCGCCAAAATGCATCATCAGATGTTGCACGCTGAGAATGTTGTCACGTTTCAGAGTCTCATTCATGGCGCGACGCCTTTACGCACGGTAAACCCGCTGCGGCTGATGCGGATTAAACCGCGCGGACGCCAGATCATCATCACCACCATCAGCACGCCAAACAGCAGCAC from Rahnella sikkimica encodes the following:
- a CDS encoding ABC transporter ATP-binding protein, with product MSDTMLEFRDVDVFYGAIQALQNVSLQVHEGETVALIGANGAGKSTLLMSIFGQPRVQSGQILFRGEDISRKSTHFVASAGIAQSPEGRRVFPDMTVEENLLMGTIPVGNKYAAEDLQTMFDLFPRLKERRKQRAMTMSGGEQQMLAIARALMSRPKLLLLDEPSLGLAPIIVKQIFQTLRELARNGMTIFLVEQNAHHALKLSDRGYVMVNGQIRLSGTGEELLHNQEVRKAYLGGI
- a CDS encoding ABC transporter ATP-binding protein, with amino-acid sequence MNETLKRDNILSVQHLMMHFGGIRALNDVNLDVKRGSITALIGPNGAGKTTVFNCLTGFYKATGGTILLSTQRRTTNVIQVLGQKFQASDWVKPAQLGQRIFYKMFGGTHLVNRAGLARTFQNIRLFREMSVVENLLVAQHRQTNRNLIAGVLNTPGYRRAENQALDRAFYWLEVVELVDCANRLAGEMSYGQQRRLEIARAMCTAPEMICLDEPAAGLNPVETRTLSKIIRFLRDHHDITVLLIEHDMGMVMEISDHIIVLDHGDVIAEGAPQAIQNDEKVIAAYLGADEDDEVSL